DNA from Streptomyces luteogriseus:
CCTGGCTCGGCAAGCCGGTCGACGGCGTCTTCCTCGCAGCCCTGCTCACCGTCATCGGCTACTCCGTCAACGACTCCGTCGTCCTCTTCGACCGCGTCAGGGAACTGACCGGGCGGGGCCCCAGGTCGCCGTTCGCCGGCACCGTGAACCAGGCGATCCTGCAGACCCTGCCCCGCACCGTGAACACCGGCATGGGCGCGGCGTTCATGCTCACCGCGCTCGCCGTGCTGGGCGGCTCCTCGCTCACGGACTTCGCCCTGGCCCTGCTCATCGGCCTCGCCGTCGGGACCTACTCCTCGGTGTTCACCGCGTCTCCCGTCGCGATCCTGCTGCACCGGCGCTTCCGCCCCGGGAAGCCGTCCCGGGAGGGCGGAGCGGTCATGGAGTGAGACGGTCCAGCGCGGCCAGGACCGGGGCCACACCGTCCTCCCCGGCCAGGTCGCGAGCCACCTCCCGGGCGCGGCTGCGGTGGTGAGGGTCGCCCGTGGCGCGGCGCAGGGCGGGGGCCAGGGTGCCGGCGGTGAGGCGCCGCAGGGGGACGGCCTCCGGGGCCGTCCCCAGGGCGACCAGGCGCGCCGCCCAGAAGAAGCCGTCGAACTGCACCGGCACCGGAATCGTGGGGATCCCCGCGCGCAGGACGGCGGCGGTGGTACCGGCTCCGGCGTGGTGGACCACGGCGGCCGTGCGGGGGAACAGCAACGCGTGCGGCACGTCGCCCACGGTGATCACGTCATCGTCGTCGTCGCGGGTGGCGAGGCCCGCCCAGCCCTGCTGGATGACGCCGCGCAGTCCCGCCGTCCGCAGCGCACGCACGATCTCGGCGCTGACGTGTCCGGGGTCCGGCACCGTCGCACTGCCCAGTCCGACGAACACCGGCGGTGGCCCGGCGGCCAGGAACTCCTCCAGTTCGCCGGGCAGTGTCCGGGTGTCGTGCGGCCACCAGTACCCGGCGATCTCCAGTCCGGGGCGCCAGTCCTTGGGGCGGGACACCACCTGTTCGCTGAATCCGTGCAGCACGGGCCAGTTCGCTCGCTCATGGGCCCGGCGGCTGGCGGAGGGGCCGCGCAGCGTCATGCCGTGCCGGGTGCGCAGTCGGTGCACGGCCTGCGTGAAGACCCGGTCGACGGCGGAGATGACGGCCCGTCCGCCCAGGTGGTTGCCCACCGCACCGAGCGAGCGTCCGCCGAGCATGGGCGCGCCGAACTCGCGTGTCGGATGCTGGGGTTGGAGGAAAAGGCCCAGGCTGGGCAGGCTCAGCCCCTCCGCGATGGCGCGGCCCAGTGGCGCCACGGCTCCGGCGGCTAGGACGATGTCCGCGCCGCGGGCCGCCTGTACCAGGGCATCGGTCATCTCCTCGGCCGCGGAGCGGGCCATCGACGCCGCGCGCAGCAGTTTGCCCAGGCCCGTGGTGCTGGCGTGCAGGTCACGGCCCCGGTCGGAGTGCGACACGGCGTGCGGGTCGACCGGGGTCGGATGGAAACGCACCCCCGAGCCTGCGGTCAGGGGTTCGAACAGGGCGTGGGTCGCCAGCGTGACCTCGTGCCCGCTGCGTGCCAGCCCGGCGCCCAGCCCGGTGTACGGCGCGACGTCGCCGCGCGAACCCGCCGTCATGATCACCACGCGCATGGGTCCCAGTGTGGACCGGCCGGGCGGCGGACACACGGTGCACGGCCGCACGTGGACGAAAATCGCCGGTGCGGGTGTCTTCCGGCCGGATCCGCCCACCGCGGGCCGGAGTCCGGTACGCCGAGCAGGTGGGTGGCGGCATGACGCAGCCGGGGCGAGGCGACCTCGGTGAGGGCGGTCAGCCGGTCGCGAGTCCTCCGCAGCTGTCCGGTGGCAGTGAACCGGTGGCCTCCGCGCCGGTCGACCCGCCCTGCAACGACCCGGAGCCGGGTTCTCCACCACGGTGTGGTGGTGGAGAACCCGGCTCCGGGTGGCGCGGTGGATCAGGACGACTGGGCGGACTGGTACAGGTTCTGCGCGTCCGCGCCGAAGTACGGGCCGTACATGGCGTTCGGCAGGAAGTTGTACTTGAAGCTGTTCACCGAGGACTGCAAGCCGGTCCCCGTGGCCTCGCTGAACTGGGTGAACCAGGGGCCTCCGCTGGAGCCGCCGGTCATGTTGCAGGTCAGACCGTGGTCCTTGGACAGCAGGAAGTCGCGGGTGGTGGTGCCGCTGCAGTAGATGAACTTCTCGCCGTCGTAGGGGGCGGCGGCCGGGAAGCCGAAGGAGTACATCGCCTTGTTGTAGCCGGTGTTGAAGGCCAGGCCCTGGCCTCCGACGACGTCGGTCAGCTTCTGCCCGTCCAGCGGGGCGACGACGGCCGCGCCGATGTCGTAGTTGATGTCCTCACTGGCCGTCCACTGCGGCGTGGACAGGGTCTTGGCCGCGGTCCAGGTGCCGTACGGGCGCTGCCCGTCGTGGTAGCCGGGCACGAAGACCCAGTTGGTGTGCCAGGCGCCCTCCAGCTTCACGCAGTGGCCCGCGGTGATCACGGTGCTCTTGTTGGCGCTGGTGACGGCGTTGCCGGAGCAGGACGCGGTGCGGCCCTGGTAGCTGAAGAAGACCCGCCCCGCGGTCTTGGTGACCGCTCCCCCGCCGGACCAGGGCCCGCCGCCGTGCGGAAAGGCCAGGGGGCCCGTGGCGGAGGTCGGCGCGCTGGGGGCCACGACCGACGCCTTGCCCTTGCGGGGCGCCGGTGTGCGTACGTCGGAGCGGTCGACGGTCAGGAGGTCGAGCGGGGTGGCCTCGCGCATCCGTTGCGGGGTCCAGAAGGCCAGGGCGCGTTCCTGTGCCGAGGGGGTCATCACGCCGGGGTCCGGTGCTGCACTCGCGGGTGCGGCGGTGACGCCGGTGGCCAGGAGCGCGGCCACGCCGGCGAGCGCGCCGAGGACGGACCGGCGGACGCGGGTGGTGCCGCCGGTGGAGCGAGCGCTGCGGGGTTGGCCCATCACGCGGTCTCCTTCTGCTGTGGGGGCCGGATGGCGGGAAGCCCAGCCACCCGGTCAGGCAGGGGTGTCACTGCGGACAGTCAGGGGGCAGCGTGCCACCGGAGGACCAAGATGGACAGGTGCATGTCATTACGTTGGCCGAAAGTCCACGCCTCCTCCGCGACGGGGCGGGACATGCGGACACAGAAGAACCCGGCCTCACGGGGAGGCCGGGTTCGGCGTGCGGCTGCTGTCAGAGGATGGGGCCGGCGCCGCTGGGGCCGTCGCCCGGCTGGACGCGGCCGCGCCATGCGCCGGACTCGATCCCGCGCTCCTCGATGTACTGCTTGAAGCGCTTCATGTCGCCCTTGACCCGGCGGTCGATCGTGCCCATCATCTCGCCGGCCTTCTCCACGACTCCGCTGGGCTCGACATCCAGCACGAGCTCCACCCTGGTGTGGGTGTCGTCCAGGCGCTCGAAGCGGACGGAACCCCGCTGGTGGGTGTCTCCGCTGGTCGTGCGCCACGTGACCCGCTCGTCGGCCAGCTGGTCGACGATCTCGGTGTCGAACTCGCGCCGTACCCCGGCGATCTTGGTGGTCCAGTGGTTGTGGCGGTCGTCCAGTTGCCTGACCTCCTCGACGCCCTCCATGAAGTTCGGGAACTCCTCGAACTGCGTCCACTGGTTGTAGGCGGTGTGGACGGGAACGGCGACTTCCACGGTTTCCTTGATGGTGCTCATCTGAATGCCTCCGTATTCACTGATCGACTGCAGGAGGCCCATCGGCCCACACAGGTCCGGGCCCGCGGTGGCCGAGTACCCGGGAAGCTCCGGTTGCCACATCGAATGTGATCAGACGGTGGTCGTCGCCGTCTCGGAGCGGAAGCCGTGGCCGAGCCCGGGGGCCAGTGCGTGGTAGTGGCGGAAGTTGTAGATGAGCGGGCTCCAGCCGACGGGGTCGATGTGCTGAGTGCCGGGCACGACGATGCGCTCGGCGGCGTGGACGCGCAGGACCTCGCACTCGACGGTGACGAAGAGGCCCGCGCCGCCCGGGGTCAGCGCGCGGGCCCGGGCCTCCAGCTGCAGAGCGCACTCGGCGACCCGCGGAGGCCTCACCAGGTCGGCGGCGGCCGGAGTGAGCCCGGCCGCGGCGAACTTGTCCCGCTCGTGCCGGTAGACCGGCCGCTTGGCCTCCGGCACGGGGTCCGCCCCCGTCAGCGGAGCGAGGCGTTCCACGTGTTCCCACAGCTCGGGCGAGGCGACGTTGATCACGAGTTCCGGGCGTTCCGCCAGGTTGCGCACGGTGTGGCTCTCGCTGCCGAGCCCCAGGACGAGGTGCTGCCCCAGGGCCCACGCGGAGGAGATCGGGGCGAGGTTGCAGCTGCCGTCGGCGTTCTCGCTGGTCAGCAGGACCACGGGCGTGCCGAAGTAGAGGATGCTCGGCCGGATCACGAGGTGGGTACGGGGTGTCATGGCTCGGAACGCTATGGGCGGGACGCTTCGACGCCCGCCGAAGCGTGGACCGGCGAAGGTGGGCCGGGGACCGGCGTCGAGCCCGGCCGGAAGCGGTCCGGCCGCGCCCGGGCTTCCCGGTCAGAACCGGTCGTGCTGCTGCGGCTGCCCGGCCGCCTGACCGCTCGGGCCGTTCGTGCTCTGGGTCTGCAGGTGATCGGCCTGCTCCTTGGTCACCTTCTGTTCCGCGCCGCAGAAGGTGCACTGCGTCAGGTACTTCGTCGAGATCGGGAACAGCGGGACGAAGAACAGGGTGAACTTCGTGACGCGCTTCCTGAGCGTGTGCGCGGCGGGGTTTCCGCACTGACCGCACACCAGCGTCAGTATCGCCAGCTGGTACAGGTATCCCTTGGTGCCGAAGATGATCACGTGTCGGTCCTTCCGGTCGGATCTTCCCCCAGTGTCCTGTATCGCGGCCATGTCGGACGCGCGGGCCCCTCGTTCGTGTGGAGAGCCCGGCGGGGACTGGTCCACTCGGGTGACGGCGGACCGGGTGCCGCCAGGTGCGCCGATACGGTTCCGCGGTGACCTCGATCTCACCCGAAACGCAGTCCGTGCCCACCGACGACCTGGGTTCCCTCGTCGTCCAGTCCTGGCGGGGCACGACCCCCGACGGGAACGACGTCCCCTATCTGCTGGCCTGCTCCCTCGGAGACGGTGCGAACGGTCCGGAGGGCACTGCGAAGGCCGTCGAGCAGTTGCTGCTGAGCGCCGGTCTCCCCTTGGGCGAGGGGCTCGTCGACGCGGCCCAGCGGCCCAGCCTGCCGGTGAGCCTGCTCGTCGTGCCCGGGTCGGCCGTCCTCACCGTGCAGCACCTGAAGTCCCAGTTCGTCCCGCCGGAGACCTGGCTGGAGACGGTGGGCGAGCTCGGCTTCGCCTACCTCATCTTCGCCACGCGTCCGTGGCCGGAGGGCGCCGAGCCCGGTGACGCCGAGGCGCTCGCCGCCTTCACCTCGGACGAGGCCGCGATGGCCTCGGCGGCGCACGTCGTCCTGCCCGCCCGCAGCCTGCGCGGCTGACGCGCGACAAGGACAGCCCGGGCCGCGTGCGGTGGCCCGGGCTGTGGTGTGCTCGTGGTCAGCCGGTCAGGGCCGCCAGCACGACGGACTTGGCCTCCTCCTGGACCCGGCCGAGGTGGTCGGGGCCGAGGAACGACTCGGCGTAGATCTTGTAGACGTCCTCGGTGCCCGAGGGGCGGGCCGCGAACCAGGCGTTGTCCGTGGTCACCTTGATGCCGCCGATGGCCGCGCCGTTCCCGGGGGCCTCGGTGAGCACCGCGGTGACCGCGTCCCCGG
Protein-coding regions in this window:
- a CDS encoding SRPBCC family protein, giving the protein MSTIKETVEVAVPVHTAYNQWTQFEEFPNFMEGVEEVRQLDDRHNHWTTKIAGVRREFDTEIVDQLADERVTWRTTSGDTHQRGSVRFERLDDTHTRVELVLDVEPSGVVEKAGEMMGTIDRRVKGDMKRFKQYIEERGIESGAWRGRVQPGDGPSGAGPIL
- a CDS encoding flavin reductase family protein; this encodes MTPRTHLVIRPSILYFGTPVVLLTSENADGSCNLAPISSAWALGQHLVLGLGSESHTVRNLAERPELVINVASPELWEHVERLAPLTGADPVPEAKRPVYRHERDKFAAAGLTPAAADLVRPPRVAECALQLEARARALTPGGAGLFVTVECEVLRVHAAERIVVPGTQHIDPVGWSPLIYNFRHYHALAPGLGHGFRSETATTTV
- a CDS encoding zinc-ribbon domain-containing protein, whose protein sequence is MIIFGTKGYLYQLAILTLVCGQCGNPAAHTLRKRVTKFTLFFVPLFPISTKYLTQCTFCGAEQKVTKEQADHLQTQSTNGPSGQAAGQPQQHDRF
- a CDS encoding trypsin-like serine peptidase, whose product is MGQPRSARSTGGTTRVRRSVLGALAGVAALLATGVTAAPASAAPDPGVMTPSAQERALAFWTPQRMREATPLDLLTVDRSDVRTPAPRKGKASVVAPSAPTSATGPLAFPHGGGPWSGGGAVTKTAGRVFFSYQGRTASCSGNAVTSANKSTVITAGHCVKLEGAWHTNWVFVPGYHDGQRPYGTWTAAKTLSTPQWTASEDINYDIGAAVVAPLDGQKLTDVVGGQGLAFNTGYNKAMYSFGFPAAAPYDGEKFIYCSGTTTRDFLLSKDHGLTCNMTGGSSGGPWFTQFSEATGTGLQSSVNSFKYNFLPNAMYGPYFGADAQNLYQSAQSS
- a CDS encoding DUF5949 family protein; the protein is MTSISPETQSVPTDDLGSLVVQSWRGTTPDGNDVPYLLACSLGDGANGPEGTAKAVEQLLLSAGLPLGEGLVDAAQRPSLPVSLLVVPGSAVLTVQHLKSQFVPPETWLETVGELGFAYLIFATRPWPEGAEPGDAEALAAFTSDEAAMASAAHVVLPARSLRG
- a CDS encoding glycosyltransferase, producing the protein MRVVIMTAGSRGDVAPYTGLGAGLARSGHEVTLATHALFEPLTAGSGVRFHPTPVDPHAVSHSDRGRDLHASTTGLGKLLRAASMARSAAEEMTDALVQAARGADIVLAAGAVAPLGRAIAEGLSLPSLGLFLQPQHPTREFGAPMLGGRSLGAVGNHLGGRAVISAVDRVFTQAVHRLRTRHGMTLRGPSASRRAHERANWPVLHGFSEQVVSRPKDWRPGLEIAGYWWPHDTRTLPGELEEFLAAGPPPVFVGLGSATVPDPGHVSAEIVRALRTAGLRGVIQQGWAGLATRDDDDDVITVGDVPHALLFPRTAAVVHHAGAGTTAAVLRAGIPTIPVPVQFDGFFWAARLVALGTAPEAVPLRRLTAGTLAPALRRATGDPHHRSRAREVARDLAGEDGVAPVLAALDRLTP